From the Streptomyces sp. NBC_01216 genome, the window CGAGCTACCCCGTAGCCAAGGGCCAGAAGCCCGAGGACGTCCTCCGCAAGATGGTCTCCCGGGCGAACCAGGAGTACGCCAAGTTCGACCTCGACGCCAAGGCGAAGGAACTCGGTGTCAAGGGGCCGTGGGAGCTCGTCACGATCGCGAGTCTCGTCCAGGCCGAAGGCACCTCGCACGACGACTTTCGGAAGATGGGCGAGGTCGTCTACAACCGGATGAAGCCCTCGAACCCGCAGACCTACGGCAAGCTCGAGTTCGACTCCACGTACAACTACGTGAAGGGTCAGAGCAAGATCGACCTCACGCTCGAGGAACTGCGGAAGTACGACAACCCGTACAACACGTACTTCTACCGCGGCCTGCCGCCCGGTCCGATCGGCAACCCGGGCGCCGAGGCGCTCCAGGGTGTCGTCAACCCGACGAACGACGGCTGGTACTACTTCATCTCGCTCGACGGCAAGTCCTCGAAGTTCACCAAGACCAACGCCGAGCACCAGAAGCTGGTCAAGGAGTTCAACGCGACCAGGGGGAACTGATGACCACACCACGGCGGGCCGCCGTCCTCGGTTCTCCGATCGCGCATTCGCTCTCCCCGGTGCTGCACCGGGCCGCGTACGCCGCGCTGGGCCTCGCGGACTGGTCCTACGACCGCTTCGAGGTCGACGAGTCGGCTCTGCCCGCTTTCGTCGCCGCGCTGGACGGCTCCTGGGCCGGTCTGTCGCTCACCATGCCGCTCAAGCGGGCGATCATCCCGCTACTCGACGAGATCAGCGGGACGGCGGCCTCCGTGGAGGCCGTGAACACGGTCGTCCTCACCGAGGACGGCCGCCGCGTCGGCGACAACACGGACATCCCCGGCATGATCGCGGCGCTGCGCGAGCGAGGTGTGGAGAAGGTGGAGTCCGCCGCCGTCCTCGGCGCGGGCGCCACCGCGTCCTCAGCCCTGGCCGCGCTCGCCAGGATCTGCGCGGGCCCCGTGACCGCTTACGTCCGCAGCGAGGCCCGCGCGGCCGAGATGCGCGGCTGGGGCGAACGGCTCGGAGTCGACGTCCGCACCGCCTCCTGGGAGGACGCCGCGGAGGCGTTCACCGCGCGACTGGTCGTCTCCACCACCCCGGCCGGCTCGACCGACGCCCTGGCCGCGAAGGTCCCGGACACCCCCGGCACCCTCTTCGACGTGCTCTACGACCCCTGGCCGACCGCGCTCGCCGCCGCCTGGCGGGAGCGCGGTGGAGCGGTCCTCGGCGGCCTCGACCTCCTGGTCCACCAGGCGGTCCTCCAGGTGGAGCAGATGACGGGGCGCTCGCCGGGGCCGCTGGAGGCGATGCGGGACGCGGGCGCCGCGGCGCTCGCCTCGGCCCGCTGAGCGGCGACGGCCACCCACCGAATCCGCCCTCCGGGTGTCCCGGCGCGCCCGTCCGGCGCCGGCGGGGCACGCCCTTCGAACCGGCGTCCGGGCCCCGGGTGATCGGCCGGGCTTTTCGCTCCGTGTCGTCCGACTAATGGACCGGCTATCAGCGCGGGGCCCCGGACGTGGGAGGATCGAGGTCGGCGGGCCAGGGCCGCGCACCCGGCCGTGCCGTTGCAGTGCCAGGCGCGAGCATGAGGAGCATCGTTGAGCAGGTTGCGTTGGCTGACTGCGGGGGAATCCCACGGACCCGCGCTGGTCGCGACGCTGGAGGGCCTTCCCGCCGGCGTCCCGGTCACCACTGAGCTGGTGGCCGACCACCTCGCGCGGCGGCGCCTCGGCTACGGGCGCGGCGCACGCATGAAGTTCGAACAGGACGAGATCACCTTCCTCGGCGGAGTCCGCCACGGCCTCTCCCTGGGCTCGCCCATCGCCGTGATGGTCGGCAACACCGAGTGGCCGAAGTGGGAGAAGGTCATGTCGGCCGACCCGGTCGACCCCGCGGAACTCCGGGAGACGGGCCGCAACGCCCCCCTGACCCGGCCCCGCCCCGGCCACGCCGACCTCGCCGGCATGCAGAAGTACGGCTTCGACGAGGCCCGGCCGATCCTGGAGCGCGCCAGTGCCCGGGAGACCGCCGCCCGGGTCGCCCTCGGCGCCGTCGCCCGCTCCTTCCTCAAGGAGACCGCCGGCATCGAGATCGTGTCCCACGTGGTGGAGCTCGCCGCCGCCAAGGCCCCGTACGGCGTCTACCCCACCCCGGCGGACGTCGAGAAGCTCGACGCCGACCCGGTCCGCTGTCTCGACGCCGACGCCTCGAAGGCGATGGTCGCCGAGATCGACCAGGCCCACAAGGACGGCGACACCCTCGGCGGCGTCGTCGAGGTCCTGGCCTACGGCGTGCCCGTCGGCCTCGGCTCGCACGTCCACTGGGACCGCCGCCTGGACGCCCGGCTGGCCGCCGCGCTCATGGGCATCCAGGCCATCAAGGGCGTCGAGGTCGGCGACGGCTTCGGCCTCGCCCGGGTCCCGGGCTCGCAGGCGCACGACGAGATCGTCACCACCCCCGAGGGCATCCGGCGCGCCTCAGGCCGCTCCGGCGGCACCGAGGGCGGCCTGACCACCGGCGAGCTGCTGCGCGTCCGCGCGGCGATGAAGCCCATCGCCACCGTGCCGCGTGCGCTCGCCACCGTCGACGTCGCCACCGGAGAAGTGGCCCAGGCCCACCACCAGCGCTCCGACGTCTGCGCCGTGCCGGCCGCCGGCATCGTCGCCGAGGCCATGGTGGCGCTCGTCCTCGCGGACGCCCTCGTGGAGAAGTTCGGTGGCGACAGCGTCCCGGAGACCCGCCGCAACGTGCGGGCCTACCTCGACAACCTGCAGATCCGGTGACGGCTGCCATGCCACCCGGACCGCTGGTCGTCCTGGTCGGGCCGATGGGCTCCGGCAAGTCCACGGTGGGGGCCCTACTGGCCGCCCTGCTCGGCGCCCCCTACCGCGACACGGACGCCGACATCGTCGCCGCCCAGGGCCGCGAGATCTCGGACATCTTCGTCGAGGACGGCGAGGAGTGCTTCCGGGCCCTGGAACGCGACGCCGTCCGCACCGCGCTCGCCGAGCACGAGGGCGTCCTCGCACTCGGCGGCGGCGCGATCCTGGACGCCGACACCCGTGCCCTCCTCGACGGCCTGCCCGTCGTCTACCTGTCGATGGGCGTCGAGGAGGCGGTCCGCCGCGTGGGGCTCAACACCGCGCGGCCGCTGCTCGCCGTCAACCCGCGCCGCCAGTGGCGCGAGCTGATGGACGCGCGCCGCCCTCTCTACACCGAAGTCGCGCGCGTCGTCGTCACCACCGACGACCGCACCCCCGAAGAGGTCGCGAGCGCGGTCCTCGACGCACTGGAGCTGAAGAAGGACGTATGACGGACCAGGAAGTGACCCGTATCCAGGTCGGCGGTTCGGCGGGCACGGATCCGTACGAGGTGCTGGTCGGCCGGCAGCTGCTCGGTGAGCTCCCCGCCCTGATCGGCGGCAAGGCCAAGCGCGTCGCCGTCATCCACCCCGAGGCGCTCGCCGAGACCGGCGAGGCGCTGCGCGCCGACCTCGCCGGCCAGGGGTTCGAGGCCGTCGCCATCCAGGTACCGAACGCCGAGGAGGCCAAGACCGTCGAGGTCGCGGCGTACTGCTGGAAGGCGCTCGGCCAGACCGGTTTCACCCGCACCGACGTCATCGTCGGTGTCGGCGGCGGCGCTACGACGGACCTGGCCGGCTTCGTCGCCGCGAGCTGGCTGCGCGGCGTGCGCTGGATCGCCGTCCCGACGACCGTCCTGGCCATGGTCGACGCGGCCGTCGGCGGCAAGACGGGCATCAACACCGCCGAGGGGAAGAACCTCGTCGGCGCGTTCCACCCGCCGGCCGGGGTGCTGTGCGACCTCGCCGCGCTGGAATCGCTCCCGATGCACGACTACGTCAGCGGCCTCGCCGAGATCATCAAGGCCGGTTTCATCGTCGACCCGGTCATCCTCGACCTGATCGAGGCGGACCCCCGGGCCGCCCGTACCCCGGCCGGACCCCACACCGCCGAGCTGCTGGTCCGCTCGATCAAGGTCAAGGCCGAGGTCGTCTCCGGCGACCTCAAGGAGTCGGGCCGCCGCGAGATCCTCAACTACGGGCACACGCTCGCCCACGCCATCGAGAAGAACGAGCGCTACAAGTGGCGTCACGGCGCCGCCGTCTCCGTCGGCATGGTCTTCGCCGCGGAGCTCGGCCGGCTGGCCGGGCGGCTCGACGACACCACCGCCGACCGCCACCGCTCCGTCCTGGAATCGG encodes:
- a CDS encoding shikimate dehydrogenase — translated: MTTPRRAAVLGSPIAHSLSPVLHRAAYAALGLADWSYDRFEVDESALPAFVAALDGSWAGLSLTMPLKRAIIPLLDEISGTAASVEAVNTVVLTEDGRRVGDNTDIPGMIAALRERGVEKVESAAVLGAGATASSALAALARICAGPVTAYVRSEARAAEMRGWGERLGVDVRTASWEDAAEAFTARLVVSTTPAGSTDALAAKVPDTPGTLFDVLYDPWPTALAAAWRERGGAVLGGLDLLVHQAVLQVEQMTGRSPGPLEAMRDAGAAALASAR
- the aroC gene encoding chorismate synthase encodes the protein MSRLRWLTAGESHGPALVATLEGLPAGVPVTTELVADHLARRRLGYGRGARMKFEQDEITFLGGVRHGLSLGSPIAVMVGNTEWPKWEKVMSADPVDPAELRETGRNAPLTRPRPGHADLAGMQKYGFDEARPILERASARETAARVALGAVARSFLKETAGIEIVSHVVELAAAKAPYGVYPTPADVEKLDADPVRCLDADASKAMVAEIDQAHKDGDTLGGVVEVLAYGVPVGLGSHVHWDRRLDARLAAALMGIQAIKGVEVGDGFGLARVPGSQAHDEIVTTPEGIRRASGRSGGTEGGLTTGELLRVRAAMKPIATVPRALATVDVATGEVAQAHHQRSDVCAVPAAGIVAEAMVALVLADALVEKFGGDSVPETRRNVRAYLDNLQIR
- a CDS encoding shikimate kinase, which translates into the protein MPPGPLVVLVGPMGSGKSTVGALLAALLGAPYRDTDADIVAAQGREISDIFVEDGEECFRALERDAVRTALAEHEGVLALGGGAILDADTRALLDGLPVVYLSMGVEEAVRRVGLNTARPLLAVNPRRQWRELMDARRPLYTEVARVVVTTDDRTPEEVASAVLDALELKKDV
- the aroB gene encoding 3-dehydroquinate synthase, giving the protein MTDQEVTRIQVGGSAGTDPYEVLVGRQLLGELPALIGGKAKRVAVIHPEALAETGEALRADLAGQGFEAVAIQVPNAEEAKTVEVAAYCWKALGQTGFTRTDVIVGVGGGATTDLAGFVAASWLRGVRWIAVPTTVLAMVDAAVGGKTGINTAEGKNLVGAFHPPAGVLCDLAALESLPMHDYVSGLAEIIKAGFIVDPVILDLIEADPRAARTPAGPHTAELLVRSIKVKAEVVSGDLKESGRREILNYGHTLAHAIEKNERYKWRHGAAVSVGMVFAAELGRLAGRLDDTTADRHRSVLESVGLPLTYRGDQWPKLLETMKVDKKSRGDLLRFIVLDGLGKPTVMEGPDPAVLLAAYGEVSA